DNA from Ignavibacteria bacterium:
GAGCAGAGAATTCCTTACTTGAAGAAGTATAAATCAGGAGGAAAACTTCTTGATGTCGGCTGCGGAAGCGGATTATTTATGAAAACTGCTTCTGATTCCGGTTATGAATGTTATGGAATCGATGTATCAAATAAAGCGCTTGAATTTGCAAGCAAGCAATTCGGGTTGAATGTATCGAACAAAAAAGTCGAGGATTTAATAAATGAAAAAAAGAAGTTTGATGTTATAACTCTGTGGCATGTTCTTGAGCATTTTTGGAATCCTGTTGATGAGTTAAAAAAAATACGCTCTTTGTTAAATGATGACGGGATTTTATTCCTTGAAGTCCCTAACTGGAACAGCTTGAAGTTCAGGCTTTCAAAGTCAAAATGGAAAGGCGGCAATCATCCGCTTTACCATAGAAGTTTTTTTACGAGTGATATATTGAAAGAAACATTGAGACTCGCAGGATTTGAAAAGGCGGAAAGAGTAAAAGTTTCATATAAGCTGCCGGGAAAGTCCGGCGCTTATAATGCAATCAAAGATGTATCTAATTTATTTGCAATGGATGCTTTTCTTGATTTTGCTGCTTACAA
Protein-coding regions in this window:
- a CDS encoding class I SAM-dependent methyltransferase, translated to MRICPNCGSNEYSIELTEKEFKVVKCKKCSLIYLLNPPDESEIYEEYYDIQYLRSDYNAHSKFPHLAEIFAINEQRIPYLKKYKSGGKLLDVGCGSGLFMKTASDSGYECYGIDVSNKALEFASKQFGLNVSNKKVEDLINEKKKFDVITLWHVLEHFWNPVDELKKIRSLLNDDGILFLEVPNWNSLKFRLSKSKWKGGNHPLYHRSFFTSDILKETLRLAGFEKAERVKVSYKLPGKSGAYNAIKDVSNLFAMDAFLDFAAYK